From a single Brassica napus cultivar Da-Ae chromosome C9, Da-Ae, whole genome shotgun sequence genomic region:
- the LOC125593043 gene encoding WUSCHEL-related homeobox 2-like, which yields MENEGSAGTGSSPRWNPTKEQITLLENLYKQGIRTPSADQIQQITGRLRAHGHIEGKNVFYWFQNHKARQRQKQKQDRISSFNSLLHKTSRFFHPIPCSNVGCVNPYYLHQVRDHHDQHGSVYRQDLHSSKVMLPSGGYEKRTTTDHKKHVSDITTTTARMSMSSSSLRFDRFALDNHGYFSEGINVNTNGLKTLPLFPLQPLDAANDSGVGNSSFSLRHDSPVTYCGDDGGRGQPFIDFFSSGSSRFDNSGNGL from the exons ATGGAAAACGAAGGGAGCGCAGGAACGGGAAGCAGTCCTCGTTGGAACCCAACGAAAGAACAGATAACGTTGCTTGAGAATCTTTACAAGCAGGGGATACGAACACCGAGCGCCGATCAGATACAGCAGATCACCGGTAGGCTTCGAGCACACGGCCATATCGAGGGTAAAAACGTCTTTTACTGGTTCCAAAACCATAAGGCTAGACAACGCCAAAAGCAGAAACAGGATCGCATCTCTTCCTTTAATAGTCTCCTCCACAAAACCTCCCGTTTCTTCCACCCTATTCCTTGCTCAAACG TGGGCTGCGTTAATCCGTACTATTTACATCAAGTAAGAGATCATCATGATCAACATGGAAGTGTATACAGACAAGATCTTCACAGTAGCAAAGTAATGCTTCCAAGTGGTGGCTACGAGAAACGCACTACCACAGATCATAAGAAACATGTTTCAgacataacaacaacaacagctaGAATGtcaatgtcttcgagttcactCAGATTTGACCGATTTGCCCTTGATAATCACGGTTATTTTAGCGAGGGCATCAACGTCAATACCAATGGACTGAAGACGCTTCCGCTTTTTCCACTTCAGCCTCTGGATGCGGCTAATGACTCTGGTGTTGGAAATTCCAGTTTTTCGCTTCGTCATGATTCTCCGGTGACTTATTGTGGCGATGATGGCGGACGAGGGCAGCCGTTTATTGACTTCTTCTCTAGTGGTTCTAGTAGGTTCGATAATAGTGGAAACGGGTTGTAA
- the LOC125593042 gene encoding zinc finger BED domain-containing protein DAYSLEEPER-like has product MDLPSLETLAAMDAENEYIEVQSKGEEESHEQTLSVTQPFKPVRKRRRAKCWVDFTHLGLEDDGKVRARCNHCGFKFVVEKNHGTSTLNRHSTKCPAKPRPDAPKYDHKADREKMSEIIIYHDLPFKYVEYEKVRERDRFLNPDVQHICRQTAAADVYKRYEIEKAKLIEVLVKHKGRVCFTANLWTARSVVMGYICITAHFIDENWRLNNKILAFCNLKPPHSGEEIAKAVYDCLKGWGLEKKVFTITLDNAKANDSMLNILKHRYGDLASMASDLLSIPITTVAAESAFSVGGRVLSPFRNRILPKNVQALIATRNWLRGFEEFEGDIEDYFNGEDDESAKSSSEVRNSST; this is encoded by the exons ATGGATCTCCCATCACTTGAAACACTTGCTGCTATGGATGCTGAAAACGAGTACATAGAGGTGCAGTCGAAAGGTGAAGAAGAATCTCATGAGCAAACACTAAGTGTCACTCAGCCATTTAAACCGGTACGTAAAAGACGTAGGGCTAAGTGTTGGGTAGATTTTACTCATCTAGGACTAGAGGATGATGGAAAAGTAAGAGCTAGATGTAATCATTGTGGTTTTAAGTTCGTAGTAGAGAAAAACCATGGAACATCTACACTAAACCGCCATTCAACCAAATGCCCTGCTAAGCCTAGGCCTGATGCTCCTAAATATGATCACAAAGCGGATAGAGAGAAGATGTCTGagataattatatatcatgACTTACCTTTTAAGTACGTTGAATACGAAAAAGTAAGGGAAAGAGATAGATTTCTTAACCCTGATGTTCAGCATATCTGTAGACAAACTGCAGCAGCAGATGTCTACAAGAGATATGAGATAGAAAAAGCTAAGTTGATAGAGGTTTTGGTGAAACACAAGGGTCGAGTGTGTTTTACAGCAAATTTGTGGACAGCCCGAAGTGTTGTGATGGGATATATATGTATTACTGCGCATTTCATTGATGAGAATTGGAGGTTGAATAATAAAATTCTAGCATTTTGTAATCTGAAACCTCCTCATAGTGGTGAAGAGATAGCTAAGGCAGTTTATGATTGCTTAAAGGGGTGGGGACTGGAGAAGAAAGTATTTACTATCACACTGGATAATGCTAAAGCTAATGATAGTATGCTAAATATTCTAAAGCATCGATATGGCGATCTTGCTTCAATGGCATCTGATTTACTGAGCATACCCATCACCACTGTTGCAGCTGAGTCAGCTTTCAGTGTTGGAGGAAGAGTCTTGAGTCCTTTCAGAAATCGAATTCTTCCCAAAAATGTGCAAGCACTAATTGCCACTCGAAATTGGTTAAGAGGATTTGAAGAGTTTGAAG GAGATATTGAAGATTACTTCAATGGTGAAGATGATGAATCTGCAAAAAGTAGTTCAGAAGTTAGAAACTCTAGCACATGA